gtgggtacaagtgttttccagtcccgaGGGAGCCACTCAGTAGTCCGGGGCGACTCAGGGGTTAACAAGGCAGAAGCGTGGCACACAGAACCACAGACTGGGCGGGGTGCTACTTGACCACTTGCTGTTGTGTGACCTCAGAGGTACAGACCGGTGTCTCTGTGCCCTCAGCCACCATGGCCTCATCTGCAAACGTGGGGTGGCACACCTGTTTACAGGTGCTAAGATGCCGGGACACAAGGTGTCGGACACCTTGGAACAGAGCTGGGTTTCCTTCTGGTTTGTGGGGCCAGCTCAGGTGGCCCTTGTGGAGACCTGGAATTGAGCATCGCCCACAGGTGACCCGGTACTTTGTGCTACCTTCCCACGCGTCAGTTTCCACATCTGCCATAGGAAAGGGTTTGAACAGTGACATGGTTCCTAGAAATCGGTCCATGGGGGGACTGTGACACCTGTGTGCAGGGAGCCTGGTGCTCTGGGCCCTGGAGGGGCTTGTGTATAGACTTGGCCTACCTGTATGTCCTTGTCTGGGGACAGCTTGGCTGACATCCTCCTTGAGGCATCTGCTGCTTCTCTTGCTCGACTCAGGGCCCATGGGGAGCCCCCCATGGGCCCACCAAAGGTCCCTGGGCTCCCATGGGGGGCACTTAGCTGTCGGCGGGGGCTCGGGGCTGCTCCATTGGCCACCTGCTCTGAGTGGCGCCTCCGGAGAGGGGCTGGGCGCTCCTTTACCTCAAAATACTCGTCAGACACAGAAGAGGCTGCCGAGGGCCGCCGGGGGCCAGGACCGTGGCTGGAGCTGCCCGAGAGGCTGTCCTGGTCACTGAGGGTCACATAGTCGTCAtcgtcttcctcttcctccccatccaGCCCATTGGGGATCGCTGGGCTCAGGCCATCAGGGTCATCCTGAGTCATGGACAGCTGCCGCTGAAATGGGGCCTGGCCTGAGCCTGCCACCTGGGGCAGCCCGTGGCCAGTCCCATTCTGAGGGACCTCCTTGTCCGGGGTCTCCGGGGTCCAGTCGAAATCACTACCCTCCTGGGCAAGTAGGTCTGCCACGGGGACTGTCCGGGGCTTGGGCACAGGGGGCCTTAATTCAGAGTCTCCCTGGGGGAGGCCATTGGAGGTGggggccccatcctggggctctgggtcggggcctgggctggggctcAAGCCCTGGCTCTGCCTCCACAGCTGGTGCTGGGCACTGGCATGGGACGTGTCCCGGATCTTAATGCGGTTCATCTGGCTAGGCTGCGGGTTCCAGATGTTGGGGTCAATGATGTTGATATAGCCCAGGATGTCACTGCCCGGCTCAGGGTCTGGTTCCACCCATGTGGGCAGGTACTCAAACATGTTGGCCCGCTCCAGGTTCATCAGCCCGGGATGCAAGGGCAGGGGCAAATCAGGGAGGTCAGTGGGCCGCTCCGCCAGGGCTGGGCCCCGCAGCCCTGGGAGCCTCTGAGCCTCGGGTTTCTCAGAGCAGGTCTTGGGGAGCTCATCGGCACTCTTGGCCTTGACCAGTGCATACTTGGGGTTGACGAGTTTCTTGGCCATGGTGCCCGTAGGCACCACGGGCATCACGGAGGGCAGCACaatgggctcgggctcgggctccttCTCCATGGGGATGCCCTGCAGGCTGACGCCACACGAGGTGAGGTACAACTCCTGGAACTGCCGGTCAAACACCTCCACCACCTGGCCAGACAGCACTGAGATCACGTTCCGGTCTGTCCTGGCGGCTGACCAAGTGAAGCTGTAACACAGAAGGCAGTGCAGTGCGGGTCAGCACTCCAGGGCAGccgccccccacaccccaccccacaggcATGGTGCACCGTGCCGGCTTCCCTGTCTGCCCAGCAGGGCCTTGAGGGGGCTGGGGCCATTCAGAAGTGAGCTGGAGCAgaggactcagtggcagggactcTGTCCGTCTGTGCCCCCTCTGCACCTGTGAAGACCTTCCTCCTAGGCTGTCTGGGACCCACTAaggcggggggtggagggtgtgCCGGGCAGCAGCAACCCCTGGCATGGCTCAATAGTCTACCTGGGgtctccccttctctgctgccacccccctcccccctgcacaACACGAAGGGCCCAGAGGGGCCTGGGGGATGGTCTGATGCTGCCTGTGATGTCACTCATGGCCCACCCCATCTCCAGGCTGGGCGCCGGCGGGCGAGATGTCTGGTGTGCACACAGTCTTCCTCCAGCTGGGAGTCCTGCCCATACCTCCGCAGTTTGGTCCTAAATAGGCCACACATCAGGGGTTGGGCAGAAGGCAGCTCAGCTGAGAGACAGGTGTTTTGCCACTGAGCGCCTGAGTCACCTGTAAGAGCCACACACGGCCCGGTCTCCGTCCACGAACATGAACTTCTGGGCTAGTGCCCCCTTGAACTTGGTGGCTGAGCGGGTGAAGAACTCGACTCCCCCGCTGCTCCGCACTCTGAGGTTCTGCACCAGGTGTGAGGGGAGACAAAGAGACAGGCTGGAACCATCACTGCTTCCACAACACAGGGAAGGGCAGCAGGCTCTGGCCGGGGACCAGGGAGGGCTCCTAAGGAGGGGCCAGAGGAGGGAGAGGGCTGGCCATCTGGGGACCCTGGGCCAGTTCGAAGGGTGCTGAGGGGTGGGAATGGGGTTTTGATCTTCAGAACTGCAGCCCCCAGCCCGCCCTGTCAGCACACTTCCTGAGGTCAGGCCAGTTTGGGAAGTCTGCCAGGTCGGGTGGGAGTGGGCACGGGAGGGTCTTGATCAGGAGAGCAATAGGGCTCATGCCAGAAAGCTCACTCTGacatggggtggggcagggaggggagaggcTGGCTGAGTGGCAACCTGGCACCCATTTAAGCCTCCCTGCTGAGCTCTGCCCATCTGGGTCACTTCTCACAGAGTTAGCCCGCTACCTGGCACTACCAGAGAGAgtttggtggcgcagtggttacagtGCTTGGCTGTGAatagaaaggccagcagttcaaaccattcAGCTGCTTCCCAAGGAAAGCTGAGGTCATATAGATCCGTAGTCCTGAGAGGCCTGTGGGGTGCTTATAGCCCACATCCACAGGGGCTGAGTCAGAGTGGCTTGGCGGTTCTCTGTTGTGTAACCAACACCACCGGCCACACTAACTGTTTCCACATGCCTATCACTGCCCTCCAAGAAAGGCCCGGTGGCCCTTGCCTCCCCAGGGGTTTCCAACTTTTACCCAAGTCCTGGTTAAGAGGGTCCTCTGAAGAGCCCAGCAGACTGCTTGCAGGCTACCCAGGACCAGAGCCCAGCTCCCTCCTGTGGGCCCTCCACCGCCACACACTTGCCGTCACTGGCTGGGACTGCCCCTCACGCACGTGCCTGGCAGCCACACTGGGTCCCCAGCGCTGACAGCTTTCTGTGCCCAGGCCCTTGTGGGTGGTACACAAGCCAGTTCAGGTGACTAGAGGCCCAGGGCGagtctggggcctcccaggcaggGAGGAGCGTGCTGGGAAGGAGGGGGCCAGGAACCCTGAGGTAGCAGGTGGGGGAGTGGAGGTGGCATGCCCCCTAAGGAACCTTATCTCAGAGGCACTCCCAGGGTCCCTGTGTGCTCCCAGGGGGCACTGGAGGGAgtgcccagggagtggctggcacGGAGGGGCAGCACAGAAGGGCTGGCAGAGCCCACCAACCTCCAAGTCCTACATAGCTGGCGTTCCCCGCTGCTCTATGTTCTtgtggggcagggagagaagtGGGGTGCAGCACTTGAGGCCCCACGTGATGCCCTGGGCTGTCGTGCCAGCAGGTACAATGTGCTGTTGTCGGGCACGGCCCAGGGGTGAGATAAGCCTGGGCTCCTGGGCGGGCGGGTGGGTGGCTTGTCTGCACAGGGCCAGCTCAGCAGGAAGCTGGCCCCAGCCCAGGACAATTAGTGCTTGTGACTTTGCACCCGCCATGGAGCACGCGTGGGGATGAGAGGGTGG
This window of the Tenrec ecaudatus isolate mTenEca1 chromosome 10, mTenEca1.hap1, whole genome shotgun sequence genome carries:
- the FAM83G gene encoding protein FAM83G, which gives rise to MAFSQVQCLDDNHVNWRSSEAKPEFFYSEEQRLALEALAARGPDAYYEVLKRENIRDFLSELELQRILDTIEVYDPGSEGLRGGGGPREPDDASGEAEAASGEGGGAPTETEPLPSLEYWPQKSDRSIPQLDLGWPDTIAYRGVTRASVYMQPPIDGQAHIKEVVRKMISQAQKVIAVVMDMFTDVDIFKDLLDASFKRKVAVYIIVDEGSVKNFLHMCERARMHPGHLRNLRVRSSGGVEFFTRSATKFKGALAQKFMFVDGDRAVCGSYSFTWSAARTDRNVISVLSGQVVEVFDRQFQELYLTSCGVSLQGIPMEKEPEPEPIVLPSVMPVVPTGTMAKKLVNPKYALVKAKSADELPKTCSEKPEAQRLPGLRGPALAERPTDLPDLPLPLHPGLMNLERANMFEYLPTWVEPDPEPGSDILGYINIIDPNIWNPQPSQMNRIKIRDTSHASAQHQLWRQSQGLSPSPGPDPEPQDGAPTSNGLPQGDSELRPPVPKPRTVPVADLLAQEGSDFDWTPETPDKEVPQNGTGHGLPQVAGSGQAPFQRQLSMTQDDPDGLSPAIPNGLDGEEEEDDDDYVTLSDQDSLSGSSSHGPGPRRPSAASSVSDEYFEVKERPAPLRRRHSEQVANGAAPSPRRQLSAPHGSPGTFGGPMGGSPWALSRAREAADASRRMSAKLSPDKDIQGQQLHHFGSPMSGTRDKAGFRPQQYHPAADSAQSNPRRAGPHQWQAKRSPGPRTLPDPGNPRSTRNAGPLADGRATKEHSSPFGIPYSKLSQSKHLKARTGGGQWAASDSKRRTQAPRDPMDP